In one window of Rhinopithecus roxellana isolate Shanxi Qingling chromosome 15, ASM756505v1, whole genome shotgun sequence DNA:
- the GRAMD1B gene encoding protein Aster-B isoform X4, with protein sequence MPAANMMENRPLPALQVPEPQGAPEGSPVWSSSSTPTLRRRRFKMRRMKNVQEQSLEAGLARDLPGVLAPGKEFLQLPSIEITPSSDEDTPWSNCSTPSASPRRKRFLLRKWLRVRERKECSESSSSLRIFPAQS encoded by the exons ATGCCGGCGGCCAACATGATGGAGAACCGGCCGCTGCCCGCCCTGCAGGTGCCCGAGCCGCAGGGCGCGCCTGAGGGCAGCCCGGTCTGGTCCAGTTCGTCGACCCCCACGCTTCGCCGCCGGCGCTTCAAGATGCGCCGCATGAAGAACGTACAGGAGCAGAGCCTGGAGGCCGGGCTGGCCCGGGACCTACCCGGCGTCTTGGCTCCCGGCAAAGAGTTCTTGCAGCTGCCGTCCATCGAGATCACGCCCTCCAGCGACGAAGACACCCCGTGGTCCAACTGCTCCACACCCAGCGCGTCCCCCCGCCGAAAACGCTTCCTCCTCCGCAAGTGGCTGAGGGTGAGGGAGCGGAAGGAGTGCAGTGAAAGCAG CTCAAGTTTGCGGATTTTCCCTGCACAAAGTTGA